The following are encoded together in the Oscarella lobularis chromosome 10, ooOscLobu1.1, whole genome shotgun sequence genome:
- the LOC136192252 gene encoding serine/threonine-protein phosphatase 6 regulatory ankyrin repeat subunit B-like has protein sequence MTANACSTINRLKAIIVVRHENELKSFLSAEKGFRSEQYNIGLSILHYVAGREFETAEEADEWVSYALVQKEQDIEMESRYGGLRPLHCACEWGNIFGVEYLVSHGANVDRKDAGGPTPYSYALRSSVDTMKKLLYLEEHGYVLMPTDILGAAYNKFSSSEKADEIFHYLVNEKGLSVNAIDEDCATPLHYACKDGSIFGVKWLVEHNADINNSDMFEDITPFLLACGSSIDRSLKAHYLCEKGADCGASDWDGESALFYAVRQSQCKDDMKDFLQYLVIEKGNDINSVNENGMTPLLYACYFHPSFVVIQQLIELGADLSVSSKMGNALHMAAQNRHTTKSIIDLLIENGADGTCLDKDGKTPHEVARDGEIKALLRQNYDAVRFSVLQQEMPFVASANPFETSSTCMAANPKKSLCVRVKKHERSEAKAPKKF, from the exons ATGACAGCGAACGCTTGTTCTACGATCAATCGATTGAAAGCGATAATCGTGGTGAGACATGAAAATGAATTGAAGAGTTTTCTGTCTGCGGagaaaggatttcgatctgaGCAG TACAACATTGGCCTGTCAATACTTCACTatgtggcgggaagagagtttgagacggcggaggaagccGATGAGTGGGTCAGCTATGCGCTTGTGCAAAAGGAGCAAGACATCGAAATGGAATCACGG TATGGTggactccgcccacttcactgtgcctgcgagtggggaaatatttttggcgttgaataTCTCGTCAGTCACGGTGCAAATGTCGACCGGAAAGACGCC GGGGGACCTACACCATATTCTTATGCCCTAAGaagttccgttgacacaatgaagaaattgCTCTATCTGGAAGAACATGGATACGTTTTGATGCCCACTGATATT CTTGGAGCAGCTTACAATaaattttcgtcatctgaGAAAGCTGACGAGATTTTTCATTATCTTGTTAATGAAAAGGGATTGAGTGTCAACGCTATTGATGAG gaTTGCGCCACTCCTCTGCATTATGCCTGCAAGGatggaagcatttttggagtAAAATGGCTCGTGGAACACAACGCTGATATTAATAACAGCGACATG TTTGAAGACATAACGCCTTTTTTATTGGCGTGTGGAAGTTCCATTGATCGTTCATTAAAAGCTCATTACCTGTGTGAAAAAGGAGCTGACTGTGGAGCAAGCGATTGG GATGGGGAGTCAGCTTTGTTTTATGCCGTCCGCCAATCACAGTGTAAAGATGACATgaaagattttcttcaatatcttgtcattgaaaaaggaaatgatatcaattctgttaaTGAG aacGGGATGACGCCCCTATTGTACGCGTGTTATTTTCAtccttcgttcgtcgtcattcagcaacttattgaattaggagctgatCTTTCTGTCAGTAGTAAG ATGGGAAATGCCTTGCATATGGCTGCTCAGAACCGTCATACGACCAAATCcattattgatctattgattgagAACGGTGCTGACGGCACGTGTCTAGACAAG GACGGAAAGACGCCTCATGAGGTGGCCAGAGACGGTGAAATAAAAGCTCTCCTTCGGCAgaattac GACGCCGTCAGATTTTCTGTTCTTCAGCAAGAGATG CCTTTTGTCGCCTCAGCAAATCCATTTGAAACGAGTTCAACTTGCATGGCTGCCAACCCTAAAAAAAGTTTATGCGTGAGAGTAAAAAAACATGAGCGATCGGAGGCGAAGGCccctaaaaaattttag
- the LOC136192253 gene encoding DBH-like monooxygenase protein 1 homolog — protein sequence MKIVLLFALAFWASTSALLSREYKFSVSLNDDDTYRLHWTIDNSKGTINVGIETKTTGWIGFGLSPDGKMPNSDIVTGWVKDEKGFLQDRHSLGRFLPPLDSKQNVELIAASEDDTTTVLEFTRSLRACERNDTDVPSGTARVIWAYHPADPESIDGLMQHAKSGSKSVNLLTGFGSVRAFPSGTPSFQLTTTVPSSDTTYWCKPFRLPVLSEGGYLIGEIVHHMVVYRCDSAAEYVNQEGPCHTLNGNGVNFPDDVGIPFSGNGSVQYALLEMHYNNVEGRSDHVDSFGLEFFYRTTPPKHNATILEIGQDYEAMGFFLPPGLTRATVTSYCSQECTKVGVPSEGSKVFATLLHSHLAGVAIRVKQFRNETFLGYVARNEYYDFNFQDFTFPLTNVTIRPGDALQTECDYSTVGRTGLTRGGLTTSSEMCLAYMIVYPSTNAQSCLSQSSRDAISRLAKEADAQGWGTYYGDGTSSLRQSISSFNFSKPGADVAYLDYLHWQQKVECKSVGGERLIDDAVANVSTASVEPPTVQPECTNSLDQPPTFVQLPPTTTTATVAGTSAAGSLVCATASSILLVVFALAV from the exons ATGAAAATTGTCTTGCTCTTCGCTCTCGCATTTTGGGCGAGCACTTCGGCACTTTTGAGTCGAGAATACAAGTTCAGCGTCAGcctgaatgacgacgacacgtATCGGCTTCACTGGACCATAGACAACTCGAAAGGAACCATAAACGTCGgcatcgaaacgaaaacgactgGATGGATCGGTTTCGGATTGTCGCCCGATGGAAAGATGCCGAACTCGGACATCGTCACTGGTTGggtcaaagacgaaaaaggctTTCTGCAG GATAGGCATTCATTGGGCCGCTTTCTTCCGCCGCTCGATTCGAAGCAGAATGTCGAACTGATAGCGgcaagcgaagacgacacGACGACCGTGCTCGAGTTTACGCGCAGTCTTCGTGCTTGTGAACGGAACGACACGGACGTTCCA TCTGGGACTGCGCGAGTTATCTGGGCCTATCATCCCGCCGACCCCGAATCGATAGACGGGCTAATGCAACATGCAAAGTCGGGTTCGAAGAGCGTCAATTTGCTGACGGGTTTCGGCTCTGTTCGAGCGTTTCCAAGTGGCACGCCCTCTTTTCAACTCACAACAA CCGTGCCGTCGTCTGATACGACTTACTGGTGCAAGCCGTTTCGATTGCCTGTGCTATCGGAGGGAGGCTACCTGATTGGA GAGATTGTTCATCACATGGTTGTTTATCGATGCGACAGTGCTGCCGAGTATGTCAACCAGGAGGGCCCATGTCACACGCTGAATGGCAAC GGAGTGAATTTTCCAGACGATGTCGGCATTCCGTTTAGTGGAAACGGAAGTGTTCAATATGCTCTTCTCGAAATGCATTACAATAACGTCGAAGGACGATCAG ATCACGTAGACTCGTTCGgattagaatttttttataggacTACGCCGCCTAAACACAATGCAACGATTCTCGAAATTGGTCAAGACTACGAAGCGATGGGATTTTTTCTTCCACCAGGATTGACAAGAGCTACAGTGACGTCCTATTGCTCGCAAGAGTGCACCAAAGTG GGCGTTCCTTCAGAAGGCTCCAAAGTGTTCGCCACTCTCTTGCACTCTCATTTAGCTGGTGTTGCAATTCGGGTCAAGCAGTTTCGCAATGAGACGTTCTTGGGCTACGTCGCTCGGAACGAGTATTACGATTTTAATTTTCAG GACTTCACGTTTCCTCTTACAAACGTCACAATTCGGCCG GGCGACGCACTTCAGACCGAATGCGATTACAGTACCGTGGGAAGAACAGGGCTGACAAGG GGCGGCCTTACTACATCAAGTGAAATGTGTCTCGCTTACATGATCGTTTATCCGTCGACAAACGCTCAATCATGTTTGAGTCAATCTTCAAGGGATGCTATATCTCGTCTAGCCAAGGAAGCAGACGc acaAGGTTGGGGCACTTATTACGGCGATGGCACATCGTCTCTTCGACAATCAATATCGTCTTTTAACTTCTCCAAACCCGGTGCCGACGTCGCCTATCTTGACTATCTTCATTGGCAGCAAAAAGTCGAGTGCAAAAGCGTCGGAGGTGAGAGATTAATC GATGATGCGGTCGCCAATgtgtcgacggcgtcggtgGAGCCCCCAACCGTTCAACCGGAATGCACAAATAGTCTCGATCAACCGCCCACTTTTGTTCAATTGCCTCCTACTACTACTACCGCGACTGTTGCCGGCACTAGTGCCGCTGGAAGTCTCGTCTGTGCAACGGCAAGTTCAATTCTGCTTGTGGTTTTTGCGTTGGCTGTCTAG
- the LOC136192251 gene encoding uncharacterized protein → MASSLSSLALDRLCRTYCQRFVPTNVFPLPSLAQEILLDDSRRVDLPASVASALIEELARRGKLTANLLDFLVTPERFALSSLCLNYVRSVNEPKFVDSVSKLQTLAKIDVSFSSCVLTLPRPLLKLISGSCTKTLTFFAANHVGVNVGFDVLPLFVNLKHLDVGFTMISYPVLRELISALVNLEYLDVSGNDLSWYEVFSLSPLARLNHLGMSSLPFLRKREQTSVYRRAFQAKWITQYFRAQPLLTSLDLSFVKFISSRSKAAIDKAVSAILLSTPSLTRLEISVPTLTKTATLLQKARKLDSLLYLGHFGENDIDAVPPVLKASAQLKLNVAKASYSSKDAHFDCMFRDDLVLKSDEAFSVATERFVPQKTITFSSDDILWRFYYSGRPPFNSMVLTAFRRLQFDSTIQTSLAAKLLYWNQSIMFGPPDDDDSTRENARMWDQLVELIFQFASSSEANSLFCTAIIEFSVDLVDFVISRPPLFDLVFGFTLKEIDENDDGYAILSKFLLELPFEERQRQALDGKLLEKLCTKLASMNSSVRQDLEDEDDDYDFVSWYERPCSELLSALKLLCRGLPDVLTAFVSTPGAVDELASAVLIWAEYHVDDDDYDGESEYECEPDNDLKSDEGVFTGAMALLAYAAETAELRSLVLTPKVAEMLRTVVRKDSRFSCLMAYLAGLFFVDDTLRLPRGSGNKKALAKRIFDPILSLADDWQRNKCFCPRVFHYHWALPFLHQMANCERYPQVSAYGLWRLYLLGDRTTNVGYEYKLSFGEKGMCVPCLVKDSLYPDAVRRVDCLSRKYPYLLDCLHFAASMYVGHSEDAHDWSDTSSESLSHN, encoded by the coding sequence ATGGCGTCGTCCCTGAGCAGCCTCGCCCTCGACCGTCTCTGTCGCACCTATTGCCAGCGCTTCGTTCCGACGAACGTCTTTCCCCTACCTTCACTAGCTcaagaaattcttcttgacgactcgcgtcgcgtcgatttgccgGCGTCGGTGGCAAGCGCCCTCATTGAGGAACTGGCTCGTCGCGGGAAACTTACGGCCAACCTACTCGACTTTCTCGTTACTCCAGAGCGCTTTGCGCTGTCGTCCTTGTGTCTCAACTACGTTCGATCCGTCAACGAGCCGAAGTTTGTCGACTCGGTTTCGAAGCTTCAAACGCTGgcaaaaattgacgtcagtttcAGTTCGTGCGTTCTAACGCTGCCTCGCCCgcttttgaaattgatttcgGGGAGCTGCACAAAGACGCTGACGTTTTTTGCGGCCAATCACGTTGGGGTTAACGTTGGATTTGATGTTCTGCCTCTTTTCGTCAACTTGAAGCATCTCGATGTTGGTTTCACGATGATTTCTTACCCAGTTCTCAGGGAATTGATTTCAGCTTTGGTCAACTTGGAGTATCTCGACGTTTCCGGAAATGATCTCTCCTGGTACGaagtcttctctctctccccaCTTGCCCGTCTCAATCATCTGGGCATGAGCTCTCTTCCCTTTTTGAGGAAAAGAGAGCAGACGTCGGTTTACAGACGAGCCTTTCAAGCGAAATGGATAACGCAATATTTCAGGGCCCAGCCTCTTCTTACCAGTCTCGATCTATCCTTTGTCAAATTCATCTCGAGTCGTAGCAAAGCGGCGATCGACAAAGCCGTCAGCGCCATACTCCTCAGCACTCCATCTCTTACTCGTCTGGAAATCTCGGTGCCGACGTtaacgaaaacggcgacacttcttcaaaaagccAGAAAATTGGACAGTCTTCTCTACCTCGGACATTTCGGCGAGAATGATATTGACGCCGTGCCTCCTGTTCTTAAAGCGTCTGCTCAGTTGAAGTTGAACGTCGCCAAGGCGAGCTACAGTTCAAAGGATGCACACTTCGACTGCATGTTCCGCGACGATTTGGTTCTGAAAAGTGACGAGGCATTTTCAGTTGCAACAGAACGTTTCGTACCTCAGAAAACAATTACCTTTTCCTCAGACGACATTCTGTGGAGATTTTACTACTCCGGTCGTCCACCTTTCAACTCGATGGTTCTGAcggcgtttcgtcgtttgcAGTTTGATTCGACAATTCAAACGTCATTGGCAGCGAAACTCTTGTATTGGAACCAGTCCATCATGTTTGGGCCgccagacgacgacgacagcacgCGTGAGAACGCTCGAATGTGGGATCAGCTCGTTGAGTTGATCTTCCAATTCGCCAGCAGTTCCGAGGCCAACTCTCTCTTTTGCACCGCTATTATCGAGTTCAGTGTCGATCTGGTTGATTTTGTGATCAGCCGACCGCCTCTGTTTGATCTCGTCTTTGGTTTTACTTTGAAAgagatcgacgagaacgacgacggttaCGCGATTTTGTCGAAGTTTCTCTTGGAGCTTCCTTTTGAGGAACGACAGCGGCAAGCTCTCGACGGCAAACTGCTCGAGAAATTGTGCACGAAATTGGCGTCGATGAACAGCAGCGTTAGACAGGatttggaagacgaagacgacgactacgactTTGTTTCTTGGTACGAGCGTCCCTGCTCCGAACTCTTGTCTGCTCTCAAGTTACTCTGCCGCGGCTTGCCGGATGTTCTAACGGCGTTTGTCAGCACACCTGGAGCTGTCGACGAATTGGCTTCGGCAGTATTGATCTGGGCTGAATaccacgtcgacgatgatgatTACGACGGTGAGTCCGAGTACGAGTGCGAACCGGATAATGATCTCAAGAGCGACGAGGGTGTCTTTACGGGCGCGATGGCTCTTCTCGCGTACGCGGCCGAAACGGCGGAGCTACGATCTCTCGTTTTGACTCCTAAAGTTGCTGAGATGCTGCGTACGGTCGTTCGGAAGGATTCGAGATTTTCCTGTTTGATGGCCTACTTGGCTGGCttgtttttcgtcgacgatacgCTGAGGTTGCCGCGCGGATCGGGAAACAAGAAAGCGCTGGCCAAGCGGATCTTCGATCCTATTCTATCATTGGCTGACGACTGGCAGCGCAACAAATGTTTCTGCCCGCGCGTTTTTCACTATCATTGGGCGTTGCCGTTTCTGCATCAGATGGCCAATTGCGAGCGCTATCCACAAGTATCGGCCTACGGGTTGTGGCGTCTTTACCTTCTCGGCGACagaacgacgaacgtcggcTACGAATACAAGCTTTCGTTTGGGGAGAAAGGCATGTGCGTTCCTTGTCTGGTTAAGGACAGTTTGTATCCTGATGCTGTTCGACGCGTTGATTGTCTCTCCAGGAAGTATCCTTACTTGCTCGACTGCTTGCACTTTGCCGCTTCGATGTACGTTGGGCATTCCGAGGACGCTCACGATTGGAGTGACACCTCTTCGGAGTCTTTGTCTCACAATTGA
- the LOC136191937 gene encoding uncharacterized protein has translation MVDSTSSDPWEANVRSLLPTLEEKMNVDYILTALFSEKLITKFELDELRSLSVNKQKVDRLMVDILPRKKPGTFSEFVAILRRTEGQEYLAELITRSGGEADLRCDRVVMMDEDRRDSLSDNPLSRLAYQAKMSFEGQTSEQLSFCENDWVVLLEDIVNGSGWCRGFANGKTGLFPRSLLFGITNTKHRPSTSLSLHSATSDCYAKDMLESGVSTSSISSSQALLSLNPYEFSCGLRLQFCAFLHPGWEFDTSKQSVGISFAKNYFASDDNSSSLRTQLPMNVVETVEMDHGRLFMISSDILTVSPNKLEASLIEYTYVVTDEFKGAAKTETLKNRVLSVSSDYTGVLIKRDGVIRSPPKLPGFIAWWHKVSDDKIAQKCLETMAPNWFHFVPRDDVENSNILASEAISILDDIVESLTCVQQVKGASSAKKSSEPTHGIHPKTLICSWLKTKISFLSSAVASDAVAEESAVYATALVVLIEKYRLTEELTVGVLESLASVLTLRFDFQARTCRSLELIIKNFPDQKSVVLASVRHICTEIVKKESPQWILLMPLIHFLSGRIRPFEQLRFSNWESKEWWCLDELEICIKPTLLHLKDRLLPLVQLDSLLIRNVLFASNPIDLSEWKDAASNIEFVTAIVKKVRVQNLLVDCLEIPFLEEILEQLCTTIGTGVNKMDPKSPQMLDGVEMLAEVVTELLQYLSENTFSLSTSLGDLFLASVRLFSTCINVFGQVTVTGELKRSLVDKVRDSVCYWVSKLSFAEESLDSTLMLCNSFFNIDVPDFDSWRSGLCKEINEILKEAKCEEVITMFCQIQNQDFHLEVMSCVERFTADALEQVLIEESSLQVALDKSTEKFPEHSRNVFSNRLIKLLLNERAPEEQQSNDVWLTSILTWPLWKSFFDHDLNNCDQDILKCIIKAKDVVVDVVQLLKKDRRSVTHFDNPSKIDTFLEVCFSLDARTPSMDLSLRERAEEAMRKAVIAEKRLLNNFLRLCSELENVSLDEISKKLADAATKPTVLAEFEHQQPVIDQLIDLQDSIVFQDLWREHKSKPLPCLDSLEKLFQFVIQPVFDAWKKLYLSIKGGTVTASDVQKYFGKVLCKEDLEQELKIMLKVVDSESCLSDLLSEQIRRIHLFGRKCFLHSVSNLVSRTCEVLGAGRVFTCPPLSFDPLKPLPLLKDYSPLLNEFLLSLEPEQIDFLQRLSSDSESFLQKINDVDVDGQNVLKDLCHFWSVVSKYQVIVGNNLHVVSLLCLYQNSAACAFLCLSFPP, from the exons ATGGTCGATTCGACAAGCTCCGATCCATGGGAAGCAAACGTTCGCTCGCTTCTTCCTACTCTCGAGGAGAAAATGAACGTCGATTACATTCTGACGGCACTCTTCAGCGAGAAATTGATCACAAAATTCGAACTGGACGAACTTCGGTCGCTAAGCGTGAACAAACAGAAGGTAGATCGATTGATGGTTGACATACTGCCGAGAAAAAAGCCAGGAACTTTCTCGGAATTCGTCGCCATTCTGCGGAGAACGGAAGGGCAGGAGTACCTTGCCGAGCTCATAACACGAAGCGGTGGCGAGGCTGATCTTCG ATGTGACAGAGTTGTGATGATGGATGAAGATCGGAGAGACAGTTTATCAG ATAATCCTCTCAGTCGGCTTGCGTATCAAGCAAAAATGTCGTTCGAAGGCCAAAC CTCAGAGCAATTGTCCTTCTGCGAAAACGATTGGGTTGTGCTTCTTGAGGATATTGTCAACGGCTCTGGCTGGTGCAGAGGATTCGCTAACGGGAAAACTGGACTTTTCCCTCGTTCTTTATTGTTTg GAATCACGAATACGAAACACAGACCTTCGACCTCGTTGTCACTTCACAGCGCTACATCTGACTGTT ACGCAAAAGACATGCTTGAAAGTGGCGTATCTACGTCCAGTATATCGAGCAGTCAAGCTCTTCTAAGCCTAAATCCTTATGA ATTCTCATGCGGGTTGCGCTTGCAATTCTGCGCTTTTCTCCACCCCGGATGGGAGTTTGATACGAGCAAACAGTCTGTCGGCATCTCATTTGCAAAGAACTACTTTGCAAGTGACGACAACTCGTCGTCTCTCAGAACTCAATTACCaatgaacgtcgtcgagactgT TGAGATGGATCATGGTCGCTTGTTTATGATATCAAGCGATATCTTAACTGTTTCTCCTAACAAGCTCGAGGCATCTTTGATTGAATACACTTACGTTGTCACTGACGAATTTAAGGGTGCCGCTAAAACCGAAACATTGAAGAACCGTGTTCTATCGGTTAGTAGCGACTACACTG GTGTTCTCATTAAACGTGATGGCGTTATTAGATCGCCGCCTAAGCTTCCGGGTTTCATCGCTTGGTGGCATAAAGTCTCCGACGATAAAATTGCACAGAAGTGCCTAGAGACCATGGCTCCCAACTGGTTTCACTTCGTTCCGCGCGACGATGTCGAGAACTCAAACATACTCGCTTCAGAGGCTATCAGCATCCTTGACGACATTGTAGAGAGTTTGACTTGTGTACAACAAGTAAAAGGGGCTTCCTCTGCTAAGAAATCGAGTGAGCCAACACATGGTATTCACCCCAAAACG CTTATTTGTTCTTGGTTAAAGACCAAAATATCTTTTCTTTCGAGTGCTGTCGCGTCAGATGCTGTAGCCGAAGAGTCGGCTGTGTATGCAACTGCTCTTGTGGTTTTAATAGAGAAGTACCGATTGACTGAAGAACTCACCGTTGGCGTCTTGGAGTCCCTAGCATCAGTGTTAACTTTGcgctttgattttcaagcGCGCACCTGTCGTTCGTTAGAGTTGATAATCAAGAATTTTCCAGATCAGAAAAG TGTTGTACTTGCTTCTGTTCGACACATCTGCACTGAAATCGTCAAGAAAGAATCTCCACAGTGGATCTTGCTAATGCCACTCATTCATTTTCTGAGCGGACGAATACGACCTTTTGAACAACTTCGCTTTTCCAACTGGGAAAGTAAAGAATGGTGGTGCTTGGACGAGCTAGAAATATGTATCAAACC GACTCTTCTTCATTTGAAAGACCGCTTATTGCCCTTGGTTCAGTTGGACTCTCTCCTAATAAGAAACGTTCTGTTTGCTTCAAATCCTATTGATTTGAGTGAGTGGAAAGACGCCGCTTCGAATATTGAATTTGTCACAGCGATTGTAAAAAAAGTGCGAGTTCAAAATCTTCTCGTTGATTGTTTGGAG ATTCCTTTtctcgaagaaattcttGAGCAGCTTTGTACTACCATTGGCACCGGCGTCAATAAAAT ggaTCCTAAATCACCTCAGATGCTTGATGGCGTTGAAATGCTAGCTGAAGTCGTAACTGAGCTCCTGCAGTATCTCTCTGAGAATACTTTCAGCCTTTCCACTTCTCTTGGAGACCTTTTTCTTGCGTCAGTGCGCTTGTTTTCTACGTGTATCAACGTCTTTGGCCAAGTAACCGTCACCGGCGAATTGAAACGTAGTTTGGTAGATAAGGTGCGCGACTCTGTATGTTACTGGGTCAGCAAACTCAGCTTTGCTGAGGAATCATTGGATTCTACTTTGATG TTGTGTAACAGCTTCTTCAACATTGATGTACCAGATTTCGACTCCTGGCGGTCTGGTCTGTGCAAggaaataaacgaaattttaaAAGAG GCGAAATGTGAAGAAGTTATCACTATGTTTTGCCAAATTCAGAATCAGGATTTTCACTTGGAGGTGATGAGTTGCGTGGAGAGATTTACGGCAGATGCACTGGAGCAAGTTCTTATT GAAGAAAGCAGTCTGCAAGTCGCCCTGGACAAGAGTACAGAAAAATTCCCCGAGCATTCGCGCAATGTCTTTTCGAATCGATTGATAAAGCTTCTTTTGAACGAAAGGGCTCCAGAAGAACAGCAATCGAACGATGTTTGGCTAACAAGCATTTTAACGTGGCCTCTGTGGAAATCTTTCTTTGACCATG ACTTAAATAATTGCGATCAAGACATTCTAAAGTGCATTATAAAGGCAAAGGACGTTGTCGTAGACGTCGTTCAGCTCCTCAAAAAGGATCGACGCTCCGTTACGCATTTTGATAACCCCAGCAAAATTGATACTTTTCTGGAAGTCTGTTTTTCGCTTGACGCTCGAACGCCAAGCATGGATCTGTCTTTGAGAGAAAGGGCCGAAGAAGCGATGAGAAAAGCGGTCATAGCAGAAAAGCGTCTACTGAACAATTTTCTACGGCTGTGTTCTGAATTAGAGAACG TCTCTCTTGACGAgatttctaaaaaattgGCTGATGCTGCTACAAAGCCGACGGTTTTGGCGGAATTTGAACATCAACAGCCGGTCATCGATCAGCTGATCGACCTTCAAGACAGCATCGTCTTTCAGGATCTATGGCGCGAGCATAAGTCGAAGCCATTGCCCTGCCTCGATTCATTAGAAAAGTTGTTTCAGTTTGTCATTCAACCCGTATTCGATGCTTGGAAGAAACTTTATTTGAGCATCAAAGGCGGTACAGTGACCGCGTCTGACGTGCAGAAATATTTTGGAAAGGTACTGTGCAAGGAGGACCTTGAACAGGAGCTAAAGATTATGCTCAAAGTTGTCGATTCGGAATCATGTCTAAGTGATTTGCTAAGCGagcaaattcgacgaattcatTTGTTCGGCAGAAAATGTTTCCTTCATAGCGTTTCGAATCTCGTTTCACGGACTTGCGAGGTACTTGGTGCCGGAAGAGTCTTTACTTGCCCACCCTTATCTTTTGATCCG ctaaAGCCTTTGCCTCTTTTGAAGGATTATTCTCCGCTTCTCAATGAATTCCTCCTTTCATTGGAGCCAGaacaaatcgatttcttGCAGCGATTATCAAGTGACAGTGAAAGTTTTCTGCAGAAGATAAATGACGTGGACGTCGATG GTCAGAACGTGTTGAAGGATCTTTGTCATTTTTGGAGCGTGGTTTCAAAGTACCAAGTAATCGTTGGTAATAACTTGCATGTAGTTTCTTTGCTGTGTTTATACCAGAACTCAGCTGCATGCGCATTTTTATGCCTATCCTTCCCTCCCTAG